The proteins below come from a single Penaeus monodon isolate SGIC_2016 chromosome 23, NSTDA_Pmon_1, whole genome shotgun sequence genomic window:
- the LOC119587837 gene encoding protein obstructor-E-like isoform X1, which produces MLSVTVLIAGLALAAGIPQRNQGDNLSASQFLCPEPYGYFGDPYQCDKYYECSDDIPTPLLCEDGKVFDEFKGKAGHVDPCDIPYVVDCGERSLMQPASNSSVYCPRLHGIFADNQFCNKYYTCIDGQHTVTECPAGLHFDRKTGTCAWEASAGRTNCADERKCINDFCCDGAKDFTDFEGRPVPHPAFANLIDCQKFYVCHNGFTPQEASCSLGQVFNDVTMMCDYPENVPACADFYKNNPLFDVVYDDADGDGSPDFGVRRDFSQTSIN; this is translated from the exons GAATTCCCCAGAGAAATCAGGGGGACAACCTCTCAGCCTCACAATTCCTCTGCCCGGAGCCCTACGGGTACTTCGGGGACCCCTACCAGTGCGACAAGTACTACGAATGTAGCGACGACATCCCTACGCCCCTCCTGTGCGAAGATGGAAAAGTCTTCGATGAGTTCAAGGGCAAGGCTGGCCACGTCGACCCTTGCGACATCCCTTACGTTGTTGACTGTGGAGAGCGTTCCTTGATGC AACCCGCATCCAACTCCAGCGTCTACTGCCCCCGCCTCCACGGTATCTTCGCCGACAACCAGTTCTGCAACAAGTACTACACCTGCATCGACGGCCAACACACCGTCACCGAGTGCCCTGCCGGCCTGCACTTCGACAGGAAGACCGGCACCTGCGCTTGGGAAGCTTCGGCAGGAAGGACTAACTGCGCGGATGAGAGGA AATGCATCAACGATTTCTGCTGCGACGGCGCCAAGGACTTCACGGACTTCGAGGGCCGGCCTGTGCCCCACCCCGCCTTTGCCAACCTCATCGACTGCCAGAAGTTCTACGTTTGCCACAACGGCTTCACCCCTCAGGAGGCCTCCTGCAGCCTCGGCCAGGTCTTCAATGACGTCACTATGATGTGCGACTACCCGGAGAACGTGCCCGCCTG TGCTGACTTTTACAAGAACAACCCCCTCTTCGATGTTGTGTATGACGACGCGGATGGGGACGGCAGCCCAGACTTTGGTGTTCGCCGCGACTTTTCGCAAACTTCCATTAACTAA
- the LOC119587837 gene encoding protein obstructor-E-like isoform X2: MLSVTVLIAGLALAAGIPQRNQGDNLSASQFLCPEPYGYFGDPYQCDKYYECSDDIPTPLLCEDGKVFDEFKGKAGHVDPCDIPYVVDCGERSLMQPASNSSVYCPRLHGIFADNQFCNKYYTCIDGQHTVTECPAGLHFDRKTGTCAWEASAGRTNCADERKCINDFCCDGAKDFTDFEGRPVPHPAFANLIDCQKFYVCHNGFTPQEASCSLGQVFNDVTMMCDYPENVPACVGWYRDHPDFVDYYDDAGNPINPAEGNEDFVA; the protein is encoded by the exons GAATTCCCCAGAGAAATCAGGGGGACAACCTCTCAGCCTCACAATTCCTCTGCCCGGAGCCCTACGGGTACTTCGGGGACCCCTACCAGTGCGACAAGTACTACGAATGTAGCGACGACATCCCTACGCCCCTCCTGTGCGAAGATGGAAAAGTCTTCGATGAGTTCAAGGGCAAGGCTGGCCACGTCGACCCTTGCGACATCCCTTACGTTGTTGACTGTGGAGAGCGTTCCTTGATGC AACCCGCATCCAACTCCAGCGTCTACTGCCCCCGCCTCCACGGTATCTTCGCCGACAACCAGTTCTGCAACAAGTACTACACCTGCATCGACGGCCAACACACCGTCACCGAGTGCCCTGCCGGCCTGCACTTCGACAGGAAGACCGGCACCTGCGCTTGGGAAGCTTCGGCAGGAAGGACTAACTGCGCGGATGAGAGGA AATGCATCAACGATTTCTGCTGCGACGGCGCCAAGGACTTCACGGACTTCGAGGGCCGGCCTGTGCCCCACCCCGCCTTTGCCAACCTCATCGACTGCCAGAAGTTCTACGTTTGCCACAACGGCTTCACCCCTCAGGAGGCCTCCTGCAGCCTCGGCCAGGTCTTCAATGACGTCACTATGATGTGCGACTACCCGGAGAACGTGCCCGCCTG CGTCGGATGGTACAGGGATCACCCAGACTTTGTCGATTATTACGATGACGCCGGCAACCCCATCAACCCGGCTGAAGGAAACGAGGATTTTGTCGCGTAA